One genomic segment of Culturomica massiliensis includes these proteins:
- a CDS encoding ABC transporter ATP-binding protein — protein sequence MAHGDHLKYQARPKAGKRTLIRLAAYLVCDRMLLVVIGVLIVVSIAANLGGSYLLRPIINEYILPGDFAGLVRMLGILVVIYLVGIVAVYVEYRLLNKIGQQTVARMRADLFRKMEHLPVGYFDMHQHGDLMSRFTNDMDRISDALTDSLSDMLSSALTVVGIFCLMLVISPILTLVTLVTVPLMFLGARGIVRKSRKYFKAQQESLGNVNGYIEEMISGQKVVKVFGHEQKAEEDFGGLNQDLNTKSLKAQFYSGLMMPVMQNLGTLNYVLVTIAGALLAIFRGFDVGGLAAFLQYSRQFGRPVNELASLYNSIQAALAGAERIFEVIDEKPETPDLPEAVELEGVKGEVMMKGVWFGYRPEKMILKGISFEVPAGRKIALVGATGAGKTTILNMLPRFFDIRSGEIRIDGEEIRTVRRRSLRKAMAIVLQDTHLFTDTVRENIRFGRLEATDEEVVAAAKLTAAHSFIKRLPHGYDTLLENDGANLSQGQRQLLNIARAAVADPAILLLDEATSNIDTRSEILIQKGLDQLMQGRTSLIIAHRLSTIRNADIILVLEHGQIVERGTHEELLRIKGKYFTLNQEQFR from the coding sequence ATGGCACACGGAGATCATTTGAAATATCAGGCGAGGCCCAAGGCCGGGAAACGGACTCTGATCCGGTTGGCGGCTTATCTGGTGTGCGACCGGATGTTGCTTGTCGTAATCGGTGTCCTGATTGTAGTTAGCATAGCCGCTAATCTGGGAGGATCTTATTTGCTGCGGCCGATCATCAACGAATATATTCTGCCCGGAGATTTTGCCGGTTTGGTAAGGATGTTGGGGATACTTGTGGTTATATACCTGGTGGGGATTGTTGCGGTGTATGTGGAGTATCGGTTGCTGAATAAGATCGGACAGCAGACGGTGGCCCGGATGCGGGCGGATTTGTTCCGGAAGATGGAGCATTTGCCGGTAGGTTATTTCGATATGCATCAGCATGGCGACCTGATGAGTCGCTTTACGAATGATATGGACCGTATCAGTGATGCCCTGACCGACAGTTTGTCGGATATGCTGTCGAGTGCTTTGACGGTAGTGGGTATTTTTTGTCTGATGTTGGTGATCAGTCCGATACTGACATTGGTTACATTGGTGACTGTACCTTTGATGTTTTTGGGTGCCCGGGGTATTGTCCGGAAGAGCCGGAAATATTTTAAAGCACAGCAGGAGTCGTTGGGGAATGTCAACGGTTATATTGAGGAGATGATCAGCGGGCAGAAGGTAGTTAAGGTATTCGGGCATGAACAGAAGGCGGAGGAAGATTTTGGCGGCCTGAATCAGGATTTGAATACCAAGTCGTTGAAGGCGCAGTTTTATTCGGGGTTGATGATGCCTGTGATGCAGAATCTCGGTACCCTGAATTATGTATTGGTTACCATTGCCGGGGCTTTGCTGGCCATATTCCGGGGTTTTGATGTGGGAGGATTAGCGGCATTCCTCCAATATTCGCGGCAGTTCGGCCGGCCTGTCAATGAGTTGGCAAGTCTTTATAATAGTATTCAAGCAGCATTGGCGGGAGCAGAACGGATTTTTGAGGTAATCGATGAAAAACCGGAAACTCCGGATTTGCCGGAAGCGGTGGAGTTGGAAGGGGTGAAAGGCGAAGTGATGATGAAAGGGGTATGGTTTGGTTACCGTCCGGAAAAGATGATCCTGAAAGGCATTTCTTTCGAGGTTCCGGCTGGGCGGAAGATTGCTCTGGTGGGAGCAACCGGCGCCGGGAAGACGACGATTCTCAATATGTTGCCTCGTTTCTTTGATATCCGGTCGGGAGAAATCCGGATAGATGGGGAGGAAATCCGTACGGTACGGAGAAGGAGTTTACGTAAAGCGATGGCTATTGTTTTGCAGGATACTCATTTGTTTACTGATACGGTGCGTGAGAATATCCGTTTCGGCCGGTTGGAGGCTACGGATGAAGAAGTCGTAGCAGCGGCTAAGTTGACGGCGGCCCATTCGTTTATCAAGCGTTTGCCCCACGGATATGATACTTTACTTGAGAATGACGGTGCCAATTTAAGTCAGGGACAGCGGCAATTGCTGAATATCGCCCGGGCGGCTGTTGCCGATCCTGCTATTTTACTGCTGGATGAAGCAACCAGCAATATCGATACCCGGAGTGAAATATTGATCCAAAAGGGTTTGGACCAGTTGATGCAGGGCCGCACCAGTCTGATTATCGCTCACCGTCTTTCTACTATTCGTAATGCCGATATCATCCTGGTACTTGAACATGGGCAGATTGTCGAACGGGGCACGCACGAGGAACTGCTCCGGATAAAAGGGAAATACTTTACCCTGAATCAAGAACAATTCCGGTGA
- a CDS encoding ATP-grasp domain-containing protein: protein MDNKNRKELQQLILEGTTLLKGKKLYVVCNTKSHELKYENFNTFDIRTEYLSDCEFEQVDNMLNKCIPVEKYFFDETDFISFICNNSIDLKNMIVYNSAQSGTGIGRKSLIPAFCALKGITITGSNSYSVALCRHKYHVIKLLEIHGLCVPKTYLYDHGWVLDKPQLGDIYILKPIYESSSIGIDTNSVICFDKTTVKLVEAKQKEMKQPIIVQQFINGYEAEIPCIISKNHKLILDPVGIALNLSDKLMGGNILDYHKVYYDEYKFFNMRDTLVDIKKMVSDAELVVKILGLSGLCRVDFRIDKSGCCYVTDVSTNPHFVHHSSVNYAFEQLSLSPEAIMKTILSTALI from the coding sequence ATGGATAATAAAAATAGAAAAGAATTACAGCAATTAATTCTTGAAGGTACCACTCTTTTAAAAGGGAAAAAACTATATGTTGTATGTAATACTAAATCACATGAATTAAAATACGAAAATTTTAATACATTTGATATTAGAACAGAATATTTATCTGATTGTGAATTTGAACAAGTTGATAACATGTTAAATAAATGTATTCCTGTTGAGAAATACTTTTTTGATGAAACTGATTTTATAAGTTTTATATGCAACAATTCTATTGATCTTAAAAATATGATAGTTTATAATAGTGCTCAAAGTGGTACAGGTATAGGGCGTAAATCATTAATACCTGCATTTTGTGCACTTAAAGGGATTACCATAACAGGTTCAAATTCTTATTCTGTAGCATTATGCAGACATAAATATCACGTTATTAAATTATTAGAAATTCATGGACTATGTGTACCCAAAACTTATTTATATGACCATGGGTGGGTTTTAGATAAACCTCAATTAGGTGATATATATATATTAAAACCAATTTATGAATCATCAAGCATTGGGATAGATACTAATAGCGTTATTTGTTTTGATAAAACGACAGTAAAATTAGTTGAGGCAAAACAAAAAGAGATGAAACAACCAATAATTGTACAACAATTTATTAACGGTTATGAAGCGGAAATACCATGTATAATTTCTAAAAATCACAAATTAATTTTAGATCCTGTAGGTATAGCGTTAAATTTATCTGATAAATTAATGGGAGGAAACATTTTGGATTATCATAAGGTGTATTACGATGAATACAAATTCTTTAACATGAGGGACACCCTTGTTGATATAAAAAAAATGGTATCTGATGCAGAGCTTGTTGTTAAAATTTTAGGCTTATCAGGGTTATGTAGAGTCGACTTTCGTATAGACAAATCTGGGTGCTGTTATGTTACAGATGTTTCCACAAATCCTCATTTTGTACATCATAGTTCTGTAAACTATGCTTTTGAACAATTGTCATTATCTCCTGAAGCAATAATGAAAACAATTCTTAGTACAGCTTTAATATAA
- a CDS encoding BatD family protein: MCLRICCPIRRLVYKAVCTAMVMAFGTIALAQTEVPFFMEIDTAYNGVYVGQEYNLKYRCTVRFDSVSPPDFANLIEVIKGPVPNRHLSTIIVNGKKKQRMEEVFSYQVRFLREGVISLPIASVKAEGRVYITPPFHVRVKPAEQDIQGVVCSVTTQRSYIEEGETFFVTLTCNRRPDNLAPLLELGDSIYKPSGSSSRFSYTKGSGKDTSAFVNAKESYEFHYNIRSDGSGVYTFSAKNLTFGGIPYSLDNQVIKIAETRHSSPGGNNEVVIVLVIGCMLIFGFMWLRFHREADEELASFVLREGRLNLSTDWALTHYGFPLFLVSIPFFFLLSNLYKYFTEGRQDLFFPWFWCGLLPAFLAFAVYRNQRSKLNFRSVKISFSDEVMLEVVEETARENNWTIDHAGRDCVVAHTHSHWLSATWGEQIFVVFDRGQVWINSVNDLNKRSTAFSFGYTKRNMNKLQEAIERREKQVGK, encoded by the coding sequence ATGTGTTTGCGAATTTGTTGTCCGATAAGACGTTTGGTATATAAAGCAGTATGTACCGCAATGGTTATGGCCTTTGGAACGATTGCATTGGCTCAAACGGAAGTCCCGTTTTTTATGGAGATAGATACGGCGTATAATGGTGTATATGTGGGACAGGAGTATAATTTGAAGTACAGATGTACGGTGCGCTTTGACTCTGTGAGTCCGCCTGATTTCGCTAATCTGATTGAAGTTATCAAAGGTCCTGTACCTAACCGGCATTTGTCGACTATTATTGTAAACGGAAAGAAGAAGCAGAGGATGGAGGAGGTTTTTTCTTATCAAGTCCGTTTTTTGAGAGAGGGTGTTATCAGTTTACCTATAGCTTCGGTAAAGGCGGAGGGCAGGGTGTATATTACACCACCATTTCATGTCCGGGTAAAGCCTGCCGAGCAGGATATACAAGGGGTAGTGTGTAGTGTAACTACCCAAAGATCCTATATTGAGGAAGGCGAAACGTTTTTTGTGACACTTACCTGTAACCGGCGTCCGGATAATCTGGCTCCCCTTCTTGAGTTGGGGGACAGCATTTATAAACCCAGCGGGTCCAGTTCGCGTTTTTCCTATACGAAGGGTTCGGGAAAGGATACCTCAGCTTTTGTCAATGCGAAAGAATCTTATGAATTTCATTATAATATCCGATCGGACGGAAGTGGAGTATATACTTTCTCTGCGAAAAACCTGACTTTTGGCGGGATTCCGTATTCTTTGGACAATCAGGTGATAAAGATAGCCGAGACACGCCATTCTTCTCCGGGAGGAAATAATGAGGTGGTCATTGTGCTTGTCATCGGTTGTATGTTGATATTCGGCTTTATGTGGTTGCGTTTCCACCGGGAAGCCGACGAGGAACTGGCTTCATTTGTTCTCCGGGAGGGACGTTTGAATCTGAGTACGGACTGGGCTTTGACACATTACGGATTTCCATTGTTTCTTGTAAGTATTCCGTTCTTTTTTCTACTTAGCAATTTATACAAATATTTTACGGAAGGGCGTCAGGATTTATTTTTTCCTTGGTTTTGGTGCGGATTGTTACCTGCGTTTCTTGCTTTTGCGGTCTATCGTAACCAGCGTTCAAAACTCAATTTCCGGTCTGTGAAAATATCGTTTTCCGATGAAGTGATGTTGGAAGTTGTGGAAGAAACTGCCCGGGAGAACAACTGGACGATTGATCATGCCGGGAGGGATTGTGTTGTGGCCCATACTCATTCGCATTGGCTTAGTGCAACGTGGGGGGAGCAAATTTTCGTCGTATTCGACCGGGGGCAGGTTTGGATTAATAGTGTCAATGACCTGAACAAGCGGAGTACGGCTTTTTCTTTCGGTTATACGAAGAGGAACATGAATAAATTGCAGGAGGCGATAGAACGGAGGGAGAAGCAGGTTGGGAAATGA
- a CDS encoding DUF748 domain-containing protein: protein MKILKPIVVTLSAILVLLILATIIAPPVAKNYIIKHSKEMIGRQINIDGLYANIFTGYSRITGFELLDTNDRERFVKFDTLAVKVSLFRLLANELRINRIRLVNPDIQIWQKGNDFNFSDLLQTPADTATLPLDTVVPATTDTTADDDPMAIAINNIAIVGGQLAYRDLIVGSEWDMNDLQLHIPGIYFSGQNTDIGLNLNFNEGGSLTTSMQYNLEAGNYNLHLQLNDFAIGNVLPYLQQSMNVGEVDGLLSADFTIEGNTAHASDITITGNTALRQFRLADNDKKNLLSAGELFIDIAALNPEKQQFRFNTVSLKDFNSCFDLYPQTNTLSQLLKTETGKDTLPSVENTEKTSPAPETQSPDFFVSRFAIDNATFTFNDHTLHQPFRFTLANIGIHASNLTLTDKNRIDVKSTLDNGGTVNLTWDGQLNDPSNQDINLQIKNLDLKQFTPYSLQYFGYPLNKGVLAFSSINDIRNNYLDARNNLDIYRCEVDKKRKDIKAEFNIPLRTALYIIKDVNDKIKMDLPVKGNIKSPSFSYKKIIIRTLTNLLVKVAVSPFSFIANSLGLSGDGFKDIPFEVYQADFTPEQFDRINQLATVIKAKPDMTLQLRQYYNPEQGRQTLAAFQARKAYYLHSHPEVSDTTLQAIDYARIIEIDVKDPAFLAYITSFVPEEVKTAELNRKILSLTPAEKLQKQIAFLAGMRDSKLKNYLLHQGLTEKNIRIDTVPADSLNNYQGKNRYTFQLTLDDDMSGMTLDTPDETEETNN, encoded by the coding sequence ATGAAAATATTGAAACCCATTGTTGTTACATTGTCGGCAATCCTGGTACTCCTTATCCTTGCTACCATTATCGCCCCTCCGGTAGCCAAAAATTACATCATAAAACACAGCAAAGAAATGATAGGCCGCCAAATTAATATAGACGGCCTATATGCCAATATTTTCACAGGATACAGCCGCATCACGGGATTCGAACTCCTCGATACCAACGACAGAGAGCGTTTCGTCAAATTCGATACCCTGGCGGTAAAAGTATCCCTCTTCCGGCTATTGGCCAATGAGCTGCGCATCAATCGTATCCGCCTGGTAAACCCGGACATACAAATATGGCAAAAAGGCAACGACTTTAACTTCAGCGACCTGTTACAAACTCCTGCCGATACCGCAACCTTACCGCTGGATACCGTCGTGCCTGCAACCACCGACACCACAGCTGACGACGATCCGATGGCCATCGCCATCAACAATATCGCCATCGTAGGCGGACAATTGGCTTACCGCGACCTGATTGTCGGCTCGGAATGGGACATGAATGATCTGCAACTGCATATTCCGGGTATTTACTTCAGCGGACAAAACACGGACATCGGACTGAACCTCAACTTCAACGAAGGCGGCTCACTCACCACAAGCATGCAATACAACCTGGAAGCCGGTAACTACAACCTTCACCTGCAACTGAACGACTTTGCCATCGGAAACGTACTGCCCTACCTGCAACAATCCATGAACGTCGGAGAAGTAGACGGCCTACTATCCGCCGACTTCACCATAGAAGGCAATACGGCACACGCTTCAGACATCACGATAACCGGTAACACCGCCCTGAGACAATTCAGGCTGGCCGACAATGATAAAAAAAATCTGCTCTCTGCCGGAGAACTTTTTATCGATATCGCCGCCCTTAACCCCGAAAAACAGCAATTCAGGTTTAACACCGTTTCCCTCAAAGATTTCAACTCCTGCTTCGACCTTTACCCGCAAACCAACACCCTCTCCCAATTGCTGAAAACAGAGACCGGCAAGGACACACTGCCTTCCGTAGAAAATACAGAAAAAACGTCCCCCGCTCCGGAAACACAATCACCTGACTTTTTTGTCAGCCGGTTTGCTATTGATAACGCAACCTTTACATTCAACGATCACACCCTGCACCAACCCTTCCGGTTTACGCTCGCTAATATCGGCATACATGCCTCGAACCTGACTTTGACAGACAAGAACCGGATAGATGTAAAAAGTACCCTCGACAATGGCGGTACCGTCAATCTCACTTGGGACGGACAACTCAACGATCCTTCCAACCAGGACATCAACCTTCAGATTAAAAACCTCGACCTCAAACAATTTACACCATACAGCCTGCAATATTTCGGTTACCCGCTAAACAAAGGCGTACTGGCATTTTCAAGCATCAACGATATCCGGAACAACTACCTCGATGCCCGGAACAACCTCGACATCTATCGCTGCGAAGTCGATAAAAAACGCAAAGACATCAAGGCCGAATTTAATATCCCTTTACGCACAGCCCTCTACATCATCAAAGATGTTAACGACAAAATAAAAATGGACCTTCCCGTTAAAGGAAACATTAAATCTCCTTCATTTTCCTATAAAAAAATTATCATCCGTACCCTCACCAACCTGTTGGTAAAAGTAGCGGTTTCTCCGTTCAGCTTTATCGCCAATTCTTTAGGATTAAGCGGTGACGGATTCAAAGACATACCCTTCGAAGTCTATCAGGCTGATTTTACACCGGAACAATTCGACCGCATCAACCAACTGGCTACCGTTATCAAAGCCAAACCCGACATGACACTGCAACTCCGCCAATACTATAATCCGGAACAAGGCCGGCAAACCCTGGCCGCTTTTCAGGCCCGGAAAGCTTATTACCTGCATTCCCATCCGGAAGTCAGCGACACTACCCTCCAGGCCATCGACTATGCCCGTATCATTGAAATTGATGTCAAAGACCCGGCATTCCTGGCATATATCACCTCCTTCGTACCCGAAGAAGTGAAAACGGCGGAACTCAACCGGAAAATTCTTTCCCTTACTCCCGCTGAAAAATTACAGAAACAAATAGCATTTTTGGCCGGAATGCGGGATAGCAAACTTAAAAATTATCTGCTCCACCAAGGACTGACAGAAAAAAACATCCGAATCGATACCGTTCCCGCCGATTCATTAAACAACTACCAGGGTAAAAACCGCTACACCTTCCAACTCACCCTCGACGACGACATGTCGGGAATGACATTGGACACTCCGGATGAAACCGAAGAGACAAATAATTAA
- a CDS encoding ABC transporter ATP-binding protein — MYRYWHILRKYRGSLAVCPLLVLVTVWCETVQPMYMAEIIDQGVMKRDLSLIAEKGTYMVLISLLGLAFSVANVWVASRTSIGFGTDLRTALFGKIQQLSFFDLDRFGTSSLITRLTNDIARIQQVVLMSMRMMLRSPFMLVMAVFFVIRINAQLALILVAAIPVLGIAVFVILKKGFPYFLKVQQKIDQLNGVVRENLINIRVVKSFVREDFETRKFTRSSEELKDTVVRASDIIVTVFPVMQLVMNLSVIAILWVGGYKVMEGELQIGELISFVNYLAQVLMSLMLLSMFIMTTARASASSRRIREVLDTTPSLADTPEGLTSRYKIEQGDIRFEHVGFRYGDGENDVLRDISFHIRPAETIALVGATGSAKSSMVQLIPRLYDVTAGEIRIDGIPVKAYNLRELHACIGMVLQKNELFTGTILENLRWGKPDASLEEAEEACRVAQVHDFIMGLGERYDTLLGRGGINLSGGQKQRICIARALLRKPKILILDDSTSAVDSETELRIRENLNRMLKDTTVLIITQRINTMQSADRVIVLEDGEVETIGTPEELLATSRVYQEIYSSQQIPD; from the coding sequence ATGTATAGGTATTGGCATATACTGCGCAAGTACAGGGGCAGCCTGGCGGTTTGTCCTTTGCTGGTGTTGGTTACGGTGTGGTGTGAGACCGTGCAGCCGATGTATATGGCCGAGATTATCGATCAGGGGGTGATGAAACGCGATCTTTCGCTGATTGCGGAGAAGGGTACTTATATGGTGTTGATTTCGTTACTCGGATTGGCTTTCAGTGTGGCGAATGTATGGGTGGCTTCCCGGACCTCGATCGGCTTCGGTACTGATTTGCGGACAGCTTTGTTCGGGAAAATCCAGCAGTTGTCTTTCTTTGATCTGGACCGTTTCGGTACGTCTTCTTTAATTACGCGGCTCACCAATGATATTGCACGGATTCAGCAGGTGGTGCTGATGTCTATGCGGATGATGCTTCGCTCGCCGTTTATGCTGGTGATGGCGGTGTTTTTTGTCATCCGGATCAATGCACAATTGGCGCTTATTCTGGTGGCAGCTATTCCGGTGCTTGGAATCGCCGTTTTTGTGATTCTGAAAAAGGGATTTCCTTATTTCCTGAAGGTACAGCAGAAAATCGATCAACTGAACGGTGTGGTCCGTGAAAATCTGATCAATATCCGGGTGGTAAAATCGTTTGTGCGGGAGGATTTCGAAACCCGGAAGTTTACCCGGAGCAGCGAAGAATTGAAGGATACGGTTGTCCGGGCTTCGGATATTATTGTAACCGTTTTTCCCGTGATGCAATTGGTGATGAATCTGTCAGTGATCGCTATATTGTGGGTTGGGGGATATAAGGTGATGGAGGGAGAGTTGCAGATCGGGGAACTGATTTCATTTGTGAATTATCTGGCGCAGGTGCTGATGTCGCTGATGTTGTTATCGATGTTTATTATGACGACGGCCCGGGCTTCGGCATCGTCCCGGCGGATCAGGGAGGTATTGGATACCACGCCTTCTCTTGCCGATACGCCTGAAGGACTGACAAGCCGGTATAAAATAGAGCAAGGGGATATCAGGTTCGAGCATGTCGGTTTCCGATATGGGGACGGAGAAAATGATGTGTTGAGAGACATCAGTTTTCATATCAGACCTGCGGAGACCATTGCTCTTGTCGGTGCTACCGGATCGGCCAAAAGTTCTATGGTGCAGCTGATCCCCCGTTTGTACGACGTGACTGCCGGGGAGATCCGGATTGACGGGATTCCGGTGAAGGCGTATAACCTGCGTGAGCTACACGCCTGTATCGGGATGGTGTTGCAAAAGAACGAGCTATTTACCGGGACGATATTGGAAAATCTGAGGTGGGGCAAGCCGGATGCTTCCCTGGAAGAAGCGGAAGAGGCCTGCCGTGTGGCACAGGTACATGATTTTATTATGGGGTTGGGTGAAAGATACGATACGCTGTTGGGGCGCGGAGGTATTAATTTGTCCGGCGGACAGAAGCAACGGATTTGTATTGCCCGGGCTTTGTTGCGGAAACCGAAGATATTGATTCTGGACGATAGTACGAGTGCCGTGGATTCGGAGACGGAACTCCGGATACGTGAAAATCTGAACCGGATGTTGAAGGATACGACAGTTTTGATTATTACCCAGCGAATCAATACGATGCAGTCGGCCGACCGGGTGATCGTGCTTGAAGACGGTGAGGTAGAGACGATCGGTACGCCTGAGGAATTGCTGGCCACGTCCAGAGTGTATCAGGAGATTTACAGTTCACAACAAATTCCGGATTAG